GGTACGAGCGGCGGGAGGACCTCGAGGCCCTCTGTCTTAGCTACACGAAGGAAAGATAGGTATGGAGTTCGCGCGAGTCCTCAAGCAGGCAGAAGAGCGGCTACGCTTCCTGGGCGAGCCCCACTACTCCGGCCTCTCCGACCGCCCCTGGCCCATGGTGCCCTGGGAGGGGCGGATGGTGCGGCTCGCCCGGGAGATGCGGACGGACGGCTGGAGCGTGTGGTACGAGGTCCTGGGCCGGAAGGGGGTGGTCCTCTACGCCCTCGAGGCCCGCGTGTAAGGCGGTGAAAGGCCCTTCGGGGCATAGTGGGAGGTGAGGATGAACGCAAAAGCGATCCTGCAGATGGCGGAAAGGCTGGCGCAGAAGGGCGACACGGGGGCCCTCAAGCTCCTGGTGCGCCAGGCGAGCCTGCCCCTGCTCGCCGAGGCGATGCTGGGGTGGACCATCGGGAGGAAGGCGCAACCCTTCCTGGAGAAGGTGATCCCCCTGGAGGTCCTGCAGGAGCTCCAGGCGAGACCCGCTCTGGGAAACCATGTGAACGTGGACCTCGCCGAGGACACGGCCATCTCCTTCCCCTGGAGCGAGGAGAGGATGGAGCACGTGCTCTCTTGGCTTGCTCCCGAGCCCTGGAGCTATGACCGGATCAACCACTACGCCTACCGCTACCTGCCCCTCGGGGTGGTCTTCTTCTACAACGGCCTCCACTCCGGGGCGGTGGGCGTCCTCAAGCGCGAGGGACAGCTACAGGCGAAGGAGGTGGACCTGGGGCCCCTCTACGAAGCGGGCCTCAGGATCGAGTGGCGGCGCAAAGGCCTCTTCAACGGGGAAGAGGTGCCCCACGCCGTCCTCGGAAGCCTGGCGAAGCCCATCCCCGAGGTGAACCACGCCATGCTCCTCGCCCTCGGAGAGGTGCTTCACAGGCACGGGATCTGCCTTTAGGAGGTGCGAAGATGCGGTTCTGGCTTCTTCTCGCCCTCCTCCCCCTCCTCGCCGCCTGTGGGGAGCTCCCCGGGGCGGGGACGGAGGGGGAGTACCAGCTCTTGAACGCCGAGGAGCTCAGGATGCGGATCACCGCCTGGAACGGGACGCCCTTCCAGGGCACCCTCAGGGTGCTCACCCGGGAGGCGCCCGTGGTGGACGGGCGGGTCTACCTCTCCCTCCGGGGCCTCGTCCCCACCCCCGACCCCTACCTGGACACGGACCCCTGGTGCACGGGCACCCAGGTCCAGGTGGCCTGGTGGAACGGGCGGAACGAGGTCAGGGGCGGGCTCTTCTACCCCGACGGCCTCGAGGCCCGCCTGGTCCTCCTTCCCCGGGCCCTCCCCTACCCCTACCCCGCCGAGGAATACTGGGCCCTGGTCTACACGGGAGAGGGGGTGGTGAAGAAGGGCCTCCAGGCGTGCGGGGGGAGGCAGGTCCAGTACGACCTGGAGCTCTCCCCCGGATGGAACCTGGTCTACGCCGAGCCACCCACCCCGGAGCACGCCGCTTGGGTGTACGGCAGGCGGGAAGCCTACTGGAAGGTGTCGTGGTACTGAGGCCGGGGCAGTCCCGGTCCCTTCCTGTCTTAGCTACAAGGCAGGTAAACTTCAGGGGAGTGTGTAGCTAAGATGCCCTCGGAAGCCCTCGCCAAGGCCCTCGCCCGCTTAGAGGCGGAGCTCGCCGACCTCGAGGCCCGCCTGGAGGAGGAGCGCAAGGCCCTGGAGGCCCTCTCCCCCCTCCCCATCTACTGGCGGCGGGTCAGGTGCGGGAAGGAGCGTTGCCGGAAGTGCCCCCACGGGCCCTACCCTTACCTCAAGGTGAAGAAAGGGGGCCGGTGGCGGTGGAAGTACCTGGGCAAGGGGTGGCAACCGCCCGAGGGCTTCGTCCGGCCCCGGGAGTTCCTGGAGGCCCTGGCCCGCTACCGGGCCCTTCTAAGGCGGCGGGAAGCCCTCCTGGAGCGCCTGGCGGAGGCGGAGCGGGCCCTTAGCTAAGCACACATTGCTATAATGCGGTATTATGCGCCGCATCATGTTGCCACTTCTCTCCTTCCTGGGCCTCGCCCTCGCCCAGGGCACCACCTGCTCGGTGAGCTACACCCCTCCTAACTACCCGGAACTTCCCGTGGGGAGGCCCCAGGTCTACCTCACCGTCTCCCCCACCGCCCTGGCCTCCCCCGGCTCCTTCACCGTGCGGGCCTGGACCTCCTCCCCTTCCACCACGGCCTGGGTGCGCATTCGGTGGACGAGGAGCGAACTCGCCCTCGGAAACGTGGAGCCGTGGAACCCCATTTACACCCTCCTCTCCCCCAACCCGGTCCAGGGGTGCCCCGAGGTTCAGGTGTCCACCCGAAGCCTCTCCTTCCGGGACAACGGCTTCCACCACTTCACGGCGGAGGCCTTCGTCTACTGGAAGGAGTGGCGGGAGGACTGGTCCTGCAAGTACCGGGACTCCCAGGGTGAAGAGCAGACGACCACGGTGACCACCTCTGGGGGCGCGCCGGGGTCTCCCTACTACGCCTGCACCCTCCTCCGGGGCTACTGGGTGCCCCTGAGCGGGACGATCTCCACCTCGGGGCGGGGGGCGGCCTACCTCACCTGGGAGCGGGAGCTCTCCTACGACCAGGTCCTCCAGGAGTTCGCCCACCGTCTGGTGGAGGACCACAAGCAGGCGGGGGCCTCCATGCTCGCCTACGCCTACGCCAAGGAGGTCCCGGAGCCCGTGCGGAGCGCCCTCGCTCAGGTGGCCCGGGGGTACTTCTACGAATGCGGCCTGCTCGGGATCTGTAAGAGGGCGGACCCGGCGGGGGAGATCAAGGTCCTCACGGACGTCCCCAGCATCCTCTACGGCCTCCTCTACACCGGGAGGCTTTGCGGGGGGTTCATCACCTTCTGCTTCGGCCAGCAGAACGCCCGGGGCGCGGACATCGGCCCCAAGGTGGAGATCAAGACCTTCCTCATGGTCAAGGGGTTTCGGCACGACTACCTCCTCCTGGACCGCCTCATCCCCCGGAAGTACTACGACCCCTCGGACCCCGAGTACGGGGCGGTGCCTGAGGACGAGCGGAACCAGGTCCTCCAGGGGTGCCAGACCTACAAGGACACCCCGGAGGGGAGGCGGTGCCTGGCCCTGGCGGAGACCCCCACGGGCCTGGTGCCCACCCTGAAGACCCTCCTCATGATTGACCCCATGTTTCAGAGGGGGAGGCAGTACCCGTAGGAGGTGCTGGATGTGGTGGCGGTACGCTCTCGGCGCGGGTTTCGGACTGGTCCTGGCCCACACCTACGGGCCGGGGTGGTTCCTCTTGGGCGTAGGGTGGGCCTTCGTGCTGGACCTCGTGGACGCTTTGGGGGTGCGGCGTGAGAAGGCTTAGCCCTCTCCTTCTCCTCTCCACCCTCGCCCTGGCCCAGGTGGGCCTCCTGGACGGCCCCCGTCCCTCCACGGAGGTGCGGGGGACGCTCCAGGGGAACGCCCGGGAGGGGTACAGGGTGGTGGTGGAGTTTTTGGTGGAGAGCGGGGCCAACCCGGTGCAGGGCTCCATGAACCAGAGCCTTTGGTGGAACGGGAGGCTCTACCTCTGCGTCTCCGGGTGCGACCACTTCACCCTTTCGGGGTACGCCCCGAACACTCCCTACAACCAGGCGGTCTTCAACCTCTACGACTCCCAGAACCGCCTCCGGGGGCGGGCCTCGGTGAGCACGGTCTACGACTTCCTAGGCCGCCCCTCCTACCACCAGGTGCAGTACGCCGTCTGGCCCCTCCAGGGGGCCAAGACCTGGATGCCCTCCCCGGACAACCCGGTGCCCCTGGAGGCGGGGGGGTGGCTTTCCGTGAGGCCTCCCGGGGGAAGCGCCAGGGAGCGGTACCGCTATCCCGGGATGGAGTCCTACCGGCCCCCTTCGGTCCAGGGGTCCATCCTCTCGGGGATCTCCCCGGCGGACCGGGACGTGGTGAAAAAGAGCATCCTCTCCTCCATGGCCGACCTGAGAAGCTTCTACGCCCGCCAGCCCCGGGGGAGCACCCTCTGGTTCTTCGTCCCCGAGGTCTCCGTGTGGACCCAGACCCTGGCCCAGGAGTTCCGGGCGCGAAACGGAGGGCGGGAGCGCTTCGTGGTCCCGGAGGGGACGGCGAGGAGCTACTGCTCCCTCTACCGGAACGACTCCCGCTTCCACGTGATGCCCCGGGAAAGCCTCGCCAAGGAGCAGTCCTTCGCCGTCATCTACCCGCCCTCCGGGGACACCCAGAAGGGGGCGGTGATGGCGGGGCGCTACCTGGTGGACCGCCCGGACTGGCAGGAGACGGACTACCTCTCCTTCACCACGCCCCTCTCTCCCACTCAGGAGGGGCTTCCCGAGGCCCGGGCTCTGGTGTGGGGGTACATCTCTCAGGCGAACCTGAAGGCCCGGGTGGAGTTCAAGGAGTGGACCCTTTCGTCCTGGGCCAACCTCTCCTTCACCCTTGACCAGGAGGCCTCCTGGGACGGGGTCTTCTCCCGGGACGCGGGCCGGGGGGAGGAGTCCTTCTACCTGGACGGCTTCCCCGACGGGTCCAGTCCCTACACCGTGCGGGACACCGCCGGGCGAGATAGGGGGACGGCCCAGGTGGTGGCGAACAAGGAGCTCGTGGGGTACGAACTGGACCAGAACGCGGGAGCTTCCTTTGACACCGGGGTTTGGGCCAACGAGATCAACGGGCTCCGGTTTGGCGTGTGGGTGAAGGGTAAGTACGAATACTTCACCGCCTACGACTGCTCCTGGACGAAGCGGGTGGAGCTTACGAACATCTACGCCTGCAAATACAAGGACGACCAGGGGCGATACCGGGGAAGCGGGGCCATCGGCGCTTGGTGGCGCTACCGCCACGTGACGGGGACCGTCTACCCCCTGGTGCCCCAGTACGAGGTCAAGGGGTACAGCGTCTATGTGTCCCTCAAGGGGTGGCAGGAGACCTGGTACTACGCCAGCGACAACGACCG
The Thermus thermamylovorans DNA segment above includes these coding regions:
- a CDS encoding DUF6710 family protein, yielding MNAKAILQMAERLAQKGDTGALKLLVRQASLPLLAEAMLGWTIGRKAQPFLEKVIPLEVLQELQARPALGNHVNVDLAEDTAISFPWSEERMEHVLSWLAPEPWSYDRINHYAYRYLPLGVVFFYNGLHSGAVGVLKREGQLQAKEVDLGPLYEAGLRIEWRRKGLFNGEEVPHAVLGSLAKPIPEVNHAMLLALGEVLHRHGICL